Proteins from a genomic interval of Kaistia defluvii:
- a CDS encoding GFA family protein, producing MSMSSSEPFIQEGGCRCGAVRLRITARPLLTMACHCTGCQKMSSSAYSLSAAIPSEAFEVTQGEPVIGGLHGAPKHYFCGHCMTWMFTRPDGIDFFVNLRPTMLDDPSWFVPYMETWTSEKLAWATTPAERSFAALPPDDAYGEMIAGYAATWAAPDRLPANTQS from the coding sequence ATGAGCATGAGTTCGAGTGAGCCTTTCATCCAGGAGGGCGGCTGCCGCTGCGGCGCGGTGCGGCTGCGGATCACGGCACGGCCATTGCTGACCATGGCCTGCCACTGCACCGGCTGCCAGAAGATGTCGTCGAGCGCCTATTCGCTTTCCGCAGCCATCCCCAGCGAAGCCTTCGAGGTGACCCAAGGGGAGCCCGTCATCGGGGGCCTGCATGGTGCGCCGAAGCACTATTTCTGCGGACATTGCATGACGTGGATGTTCACTCGGCCGGATGGGATCGACTTCTTCGTCAACCTCCGGCCCACCATGCTCGACGACCCCAGCTGGTTCGTCCCCTACATGGAGACGTGGACGAGCGAGAAGCTGGCCTGGGCGACGACGCCGGCCGAGCGCAGCTTCGCGGCGCTGCCGCCGGACGACGCCTATGGCGAGATGATCGCCGGCTATGCGGCGACATGGGCGGCGCCGGATAGACTACCGGCGAACACGCAAAGCTGA